The sequence GACCAGAGGATGCCGGAGCAGCCTACCTGCCTGAACATGAACGCACATCAGAGAAGCCTTTCTTTTCACGCTGTGATTGAACACACCACCAAAGAGAGACTGCCGCCGGAGCGGGGCTAACACAAACATCCTGCTGGAGAACCCGGCCCAGCCTCCGAgccacccccctctcccccccCACACCCAGTCAACGAGCTccccccactcacccacccaacTCCCAACCCCCCACCCGCAGGGAGACTCACTTCGTAGCCCAGCCGGGCTGCCCGCTGCAGGAGGGTCTCGCCGGCATTCTTATTGACGATGAGCCTCCGGGCTTCCGGGGGCATCGGGCGTGACTGGGTGGTCTCTTGAGGGGAAGTGGCGCGCGGCAGCTGCGAGGACTGGGAGGCTGGCAGTAACTGCTGCAGGCGGTCGAAGGGCTTCTGGTCAGCCTTGGCCGGTGACAAGTCGTAATCTGAACTCGGCTCCGGTCGCTTCCGGAATCTTCGGACAGTCACCTAGCgtaaagggaaagaaacaaaaacaaaaacccaggtgGGCGTACAGAGTTGAGGCAGGGTAGACTTCAAAATGCCCGCCGctgccctctccctcctccccaggtTACAAACCTGACTGGAGGGaagcactttttttctttttctttttttttgggggggtgggagggcaggaaTGGGGGTGCCAAGGAGGAGTTTCGATCTTATTAGTTCGGAACCTCACCTCCACCGGGGACACCTGTACCTCTAGGACATGGGAGTGATGTCTGGGGAAGGAGTTCAGGGAGAGGACAGCTTTTGCCTGAGAAGCCCGGGAGAAGCAGGCAGgcggggaggggctgggagagacGGGAGCGGCTTTCTGGAGGGTACCTTGCCATCAGTGTTCTCCACGTAGTAGTCCCCGGTCAGCGACAGCCCTGTCCTCGACTCGTGCGATATCAAGTGCTTGGTCTTGCACAGCCGTTTCCCTGATGGCTTCTCGCCGCTGTCGGTGTATTTCTGCAGCAGGGAGGCGGGCTGGCGCTCCCCGTCGTCGTCTGTGCCCGGCACATCTGTCTTCTggctttctttaattttctgctgTTTGGCAGGCAGCCTTGAGGCTGGCGTGCAGCTCGGCTGAGTCTGCTTTTTGCCATTTGCGTTCATAGACGGAGAGCCGGAGAACACAGGCAAGCCTAAATACGGAGGGACAGGAGAGGAGAGGCAGGCGTTACAGGGTTGTAGCGGGCACGCCGAGAGAAAGCCCATTGTTAAAACCGATCACTGATGCGGCTTCAGGTTTTTTTACAAGGTAGACCAATTGCGCCACCTGAAGTGGTTGTATTTTCAGTACCCCACATCCTAATGGCAAACAGGTTGCCCCCCACAAAATACCAAGCGGCACGTTTCTAGAAAGGGCCCGGAGGAGAGGGCAAAAGGCCAGCTCTTCCGGCACTCCCACCACCCTCACCCCTCCGCCCACTGGGACAGGCCAAGCCTCAGGTGCTCAGAAGGACCTACAGACAGGAGACCCAGCGGGGAGCTGGAAGGAGGGCACTGCCCAGCGTCCCAGGGCCACCTGAACTTCCCTTCCAGCCCAGCCACAGACTGGGTGAGGGGTGGCCTGCGAATTTAAGCTCTCTGCTCTATACCCCTCACTGTATGTTCGAAAACAAAGGGGTTCagaaggaagtggggagaggagggggaagaCAGGTGTGTGGACACTGCGCCATAATAGTCTGAGTCAACTTCTGTGGCGCTAAGGTCCTGTTTGGCATGACCCATTCCCCAGGCCTCGGGCGGCCGCTGCCGAGGCGGCTTCTGCCTACCTTGCTCGCTCTCGTTGGATCTGAGGGACTCCTCTGACCAGCTTCTATTGCCTTTGGCCTCTGCTCTTTTCCTGCCAGGTTTCTCTTCAGTGATGTTATTCCCCTGGGCAGTGACCTCAGGCGGATCTGCCTGGGTCACTTCCTTCCTGCTTGGCCGGCCAGCTTTGCTCTCTGGGGCTGACACCTGCTGCTCCCACTGTTCTCTAAGGTGCAGCAAGTGGCGTTGTTTTTTAGGATGGAGCCCTGTTAATTCAATGCACACCTTCAGGTTGGTCAGCTCATTACAATGTGGGTCTTCTAAGTGGTTAGAGGAACTGTTTGTCATTTCCCTCTCAGGCCAGTCATCTAATGGAGAAATAACTACAAATTAATCAAAACGCCCCCTCAGGGGAACAAACTGTCAGTACGCGGCACTAaggggggggtgggggcgggggggtgggggcgggcagGGGCGCTGCCTCTAGCTTGAGCCTGTCACCCAGTCTTGGGGAGGGAGGGCCCCACTCTTAGGCCAACTTTGGGCTTGAGCTCCTGCACCTGGCtttggcgggggtgggggatggagggtgggAGTCCCGGGGCCAGCTCCCTGCCCTGTGACTTCCCCTCACCGAGTCTGTCTAGGGCAGGTGGCGTGCCTCACACCCCGCACCAACATGTCTGTCTGCCTTTGGCCGCATGCAAagccccccccccagcccctccctgctccGTCCCCCGTTCCCACCCCAGGCAGGCAGGCCGAAACCGCCCGGGCTCACCTTTAGAGACCCGTCTTCGCTTGGTCTTCAGCAGAGGGTCCTCTGACGGGTCCTCCGCGGGTGTCTCCGTTTGGCTGCTGTCCCCTGAGACTTTGCGTTTTCGGTCCAGCCGGAGGGTAGGGCTGGGGGTCACGTCGGCGTCGGCGGCCACCTGGTCGGTGGGCTGCTCGTTCAGAGGCTGCCTGTCCATGAAGAACTTCTCCACAGGAAGATCTTTGTCCTCTGGAGCTTCAAAGGGATCAAGTTTGTTTACAGAGCTATACTTgcctgcgggggggggggggaaggaggTGATAATATACAATGAAGACTCAAAAGGCCACAGTCATGGGGCAGGATCTGGGGCACAGGCGGGAACCCCTAAGCCATTAACGGATGCTACCCTTCTCTGGCGATTGGGGTCTAAAAATGGCACAGGTAGCCGTTTAAAGCATAAAACCCTCGGAAATAGAGAACTCTTCAAAGCAGGGACACCCTGGAGGCAATCCAGAAGTGAAGCAGGAAGCGGGGCTGGATGCCATGCACACAGGTTTCCCGCTTTCTAGTTGAGGGCAGGAGGGAACCCAGGAGGGAGTTGAGGCATCaatacaaacattttaaagcaCATGGTAGGCCTTTCGTTCAGCGGGAAGATCCAACCAAGCCAGGGCTGGCCTAAAAGGTGCTATGGCAATACTTGCTGAGGTCATTATTTTGACGTAAGAGGAAAACTGATGTCATAAAGAGGCCAAATATCACCCCCCCAGGTATTCACTTTGGTTAACAGGGGATGGGGTGAAGAAAAAGGGATACGAAACAAAGAATGTTAGGGTAAGCACAAATCCTTGATGGGCAAGAATCGTTGGTCTCTCTTGGAGGGAGCTAGGCCTCCGTGGTGAAGACAggcagagggaggcagagaacCTGGGCAGACTAATAGTGCTGGGAAGAGGGGCCCGGAATGGCCAAAAGAAAGGCTTCCAAGCACATGCAACAGTTTTCACAGACAATGGCAAAGAATTTAATCTGATCGTTGCCTGTTGTCCCTCTCTGTCCCCTTCTCACAGCTGTGCAGGGAAAAGCCATCAATGAAACCAAGGAGGTGTCCCCAATTCCAGTCCAAGAAAGGGGGCAGTCCCTCCCTGTCCAGAAGAGTAAGGCCCTCCAGAACCCAGCACCACAGTGACACCACGCACACCTCTGGGGATGCTTGTCCCCCAGGCACTCCCCCTTATTCTTTCCTTCAGACGTAGGGATCTAAAGGATTTCCAAAGATAAGACTCTATCCCTCCACTACCACGTGCTCTTTTCCATGCTAGGCCAGCGCTTGCTCAATCCTGCTTCCTGTAACACTACCAGCACCATTTCTGCACCCCAGCTCAACCTGGGGTTTGCCGTAAGGCACCTGAGCCCAACACCACTTCCTACTTTTGCTGCAGCCTAAGAAATAACATGTCGGCTGCCATGCAGCTTGAGTTTTTGCCAATAAATGACAAGATATAAATGATAGTCGCATAAACTCTGGTGGTCACCCTTGTCCCACCTAAAATTGGTCCTGCATATCGCCCCACAGGGTATGGGGTTTGAGTAGCACCCAGCTAAGCTACAGAGACCAGATAGTAAACATATGCCTCCTGAGCTGATATCCATTCCTCTTTCCCCCTGTCTGCCCACTTCCAGGATCACTCCCGTTTCCGGTCAGCTCTGCCCCGCCACTGAGGAGCTATCTTGGGGTGGGGGCATTCCCAGCATTCAGTTCACTCGGTCCTGGTGGTGAGCCTCACCCTGGGCCTCGGCTAGCCCCTTTCTCTCCAAGGGAAACCCTAAGGTGGGCGAGATGGGGCTGGCTCTACCCCTTGGAAAGGAATGCCGAAGCCTCCCTAAGCACTCCTTTTCCCCACTCACGCTGGTCCACGGTGTGGACCGGGAGAGCTGCAAAAACCACGGCTCAGCAGCAGGGTGACCCTTCTGGAGAACGTTGCTCCCAGCCTCTCCGAGCTACACCTGGCATCCCAGAACATGGCCAATGCAGGCCCCCCATCAGGGCGGTGTCCTGACGCAAAGCTCAGCAGCCGCGGGAGGAAACACGCAGGATACCCCCTGCCCCTGCCAACCTCTCCTGTCAGACCAAGCTGTGGCCCGCGGAAGTGAAGGCAGGCTGCGGGCACTCATTTCGTCTGCTCTGTGACCCTCTGAACCGCTGTAGTGGTAACAGAGCTGGCTTTACGACTTGGCCCCCTTCAGCTGTAAAGTGGGGATATGACTGCAAACCACCTCCCAGGGGCGGCCTTCATAAAAACAGGCAAAGGCAGCGCCAACAGAGAGGCCGAGAAATTACTTTAACAGAATGCTAAGACGCTCGGGCTGGCTCGCTTTTTTAGCCCCtggatttataaaaatttaagaagCAAATCTCCCTAATGATATCATTTGACTCTCTGGTCTAATCGGTCTTACCAGAAAGTCCCATAGGGGGCATTGGGGAAGGGACACGGTGGGACACTCTTAAGGACAATCGTAAGAGCCACCACGTTGGGCGATTTGAAAACTCATTAAAAAATGGATGCTCCccctcaccacacacacacaactcttcGGTAGGAAAGATGGTGTCAGGCCAGATGGTTTGAAAGTGGGGTGAAGTGATGTCACCCAAGGCTTTCCGGCCTCACAAATAAACCAGCACTCTGACGGGTGTGGGGCCCCACCCACAACAAACTGCCCTGCTGGCTGCCTTCCGTTCCACATTGCAGACCCTTTCCTGATCAGATTAAGGATCGCTCAACCCCCGAGTGTTTCAGATTGGACTTCCAGGTTTCATACAGTCACCTGTAGCTCTAACTGTCTAGACCCCATCTGAAGAGGCATCTTTCCCAGGCAGAAAGTTCTCCGCTTGGGTGTGGAATCTACCCTCTCTGCCAACTTCCTTCCCGACAGTGAAATCCATTCATGGCTCACcactcccctccccacacccctacCCCCATCCCGGGACCTTTTGCCCAAACCGCTGGCATCTTCTGTCCATCGAAAACCACCTCGAAAGCTTGTGGTTACTCACTTCACAGGCGCCATTGGCAAGCAGTGACCAACTTGGGGTGcgggtgtggtggtggtggggggtgaaGCGTCTCTCCCTGCCCTGCAGGTTACTGCTCATTTGCTGAATGAGAGCACCCCCTAAAAAACGGGCCCTTCCTCTGGAGCTCTCTACTCTCTTACAGCTCTTGGGGAAGATgaaatggatgggtgggtggggtggcctgggaggttgTGCCTGGCTTTAGGAACGGACGGTCCCACAGTGGCACAAGGGGTgtggtgtgtgttgggggtggggtgggggggtgggggcgcTGAGCGTGAGACCTGAACTATTCTCGGGAACCCTGCCTGCTAAATTCGGTGCTCAATGAACTCACATCCGCCCACACTCCCAGCTTAGCTGCTTGCTtatccatccccacccccccattggCTCTTTTCCCAAACTCACTCCATTTCCCAACCCCCTGAACACCTCCAAGCCTTGGGCGGAGATTCTGAGTCCCCCCAGGTGAAGCCGCCCCCAAGATGTTCACTGGCTCTAAGGCGGGCAGTTAATAATCCCAAAGAGGGCCAAACTTGAATGAGCAAGAGGTACACGGCCACCAGCTCCGGTGGGTGGGGGGAGTAGCCCCGTGCCACTTTCCTCCATGCCTCAACTGGGACCTCCCCAAACGAGGCCCTTTCAACCACCAACTGCGGGATTGCCATCGAAGGCGAGGCGGGGAAAGGGATCCAAGGAGACGGGGTCCTAACCATCAGGCTCCACCATGGCTGCTACTTCGGTGGCACATCTACAAGCGGGAAGCCATGTGCCCCTTGGTCACGCAATCTGGGCAGAAGTGAGCGGGGCTGGGTGGCTTGTGTTTTACCACTTGCTCCCCTGCAGCACAATCCTATGACTCACAGCACATGCATCCCATAGTTTACCCTGGTTGTGGCACAGCACTACCTCACAATGAGTACTGCCATGGCAACTCTTACAAGTCACCGTGGCAACAAGGCAACCTCACCACTGCAGCAACCATGACCGGTGAGCCTTAAACAAGACAGGAGAGAGTAGTGGGACCATAGTGGGACCTGCAAGGTTGGCCCCGGATTTAAACTCTCTTTGCTGCAGATGACGCGATTGCTTCCAGCCAAGGCTGACCTCAGCTGAGGAGGTGGTGGGAATCCCTCTTAGATTCGGATTCAAAATCATTTGCAAAACATGCAGGTGGCTCCCGCAGAGAAGTTTCCTGAGCTAAGAAGTTAGGGGAAACCCTCTTACTCAGGCTTCCTCCAGCTCCTGTTGCAGCAGTGCCACCAAGCAGGTTCCAGGTCCGCCTGAGCCGAGCGGCTACGAGGGAAACAGTCCTGGCATGTTCCGGAAGGAAGAGGCCAATGTTTCCTTGTCCCTCCCCCATCTTCAAAGGGCCCCTGACAGTGCCGGGTGACAAGGGTACTCGTGAACTTTCAAATTTGAGGCGCCCCCTAACTCATTTGTTGAACTTCTAAAATACAAGTCGAACTTGGCAACCCAGGACTTTTGTCAGGCGTATATGAAAATCCTGACAAATTCCAAGTGGGATCACTTTTCAtaaccccaccctacccccacccccgcaACATGACACACTCACTCCCTAGTGGCAGAGGCCATTCCAGAAGTGTCCATCCATCTCAGGTGCTCACAGGCACCAAGGCCAGAAGCTACTGGTGCCTCCCCGGGTGACAGACGTGACAGACGTGACAGACAAGAAAGGCCAGTTTATTTGCAGCTGAGTGGACCCAGCACCTGCTGGCCagtccctcccccctccccaagaCACTGGCCCTGGGTGAGGAGGTGGCTGTTTGAGGATGGTATCTGAGGGCTCCCTCGGTTACCCCTCTTATTGACCACAATCCCCGAGTCCCCAGAACAGTCTGAGGATAGTGACTCGTCACTTCCTCCTTCTTGGCCAATCTTGAAATATATTAAAGTGCCCCCACCACGCCCCAAGCCTGCTGCACCTTCCCCAACCCTTCTTCTGCTCCCTTGGCCATGGCTTATCACCTGTCAAGCACTCGGTTCCCAAACCCCAGTTTTGGCTCTTTGGCTCGCTGGGCCCTGTCCTCCCTCAGGGCTCTGGGGACAGAGCCAGTTGGTTGGAAGCTTGGAAGGGCttaggggaggggagaagggagcccTTTCCGAATCACCTGGGGCTCGGGcctgcctccctccaccccatGGGTCACACTGAATTCTCTTCTCTAGgtttggtaggaaaaaaaaaagacagggaagGACCCGAACTTCTCTGGGTAGGCGGGGTGATGCTGAGCTGCGCCACCACCTCCCAAATTTGAAGGGTGGCAGTCACTCTGGGTCTCGACCATCTTACTCGAAAACCAGAGTCCTGCAAGAATACGTGAGGTGAGCCAATTCCTTGCCCCCTTCCGCTAGCATCCCTCACACCCACCTTGGGAAAGAGGGACTCTCAGTTACGGGATGGTTTCCCTGTCTAAATGCACCTGCTGTGGGCTCTCTCTGAGAAACCTTCCCCAAGCACTGATCTTACAAATGTTAGCCAACGAGGTTACAATGTCATGAAAGTAATCCGGGAAGAAGTTTGTTCTTTTCCTGCTTTACTGATGGGCGGCTTGGACCCTCCATTTCCCCAGAGCCAACCCTCTGAGGTGAAGAGGAGTAAAGGAACCTTGACTTACTTCAGGGACATCGCGAGTCCCCGGCACTTGGGCAAGGCCATCATTTATCGGCTACAGGAACTACCTTCTCCGGGGTGAACTTTGAACAAACTGGCCCTGGTTTAGCTTACCCAGAACCCTGGCTGGCCAGTAGCCTTTAAGTTTGATCGGTCCCCAAGAAAGGGAtggcggggggcagggggcatGCTCTCAGCAGTTGGGACCACAAAATCTCTAAACTCCCACTGGCACTGATGAACGGATGAGCGGGAACGCCAAACCTGGGATTTTTGCACTGGTACTGAGCTCTCAACCGTACCCACCATCCCTGACCATCGTCCTTCCTCTCTTTTATCCGCTGTCCCCTGCCTGTGCACCCAAACACCCTCATTCACCTTTACCGGCAAGGCTGCCGGCCTCACACATGCACATTCAGGAAATGAGGAGGAAGACCTGTTTCACTTGCTGCCAGCACATTTTGTCAATCTGGAAAGCCCCGGAAGCAAATCCCAAGGCCAACCACAGTGGGCAACCAGCTGGCGGGGTTGAAGAGAATGACTTGAAGGACGCAcaagctttctttctctctctgcgtGGTCCTCTGCCAAGGGGGGGAAGTGCCCTCATGCACACCATGCTCTCTTGGATTCTGCTGCCAACTCCGAATGATGGCAAACAAACCCGGCCTGGTGCAATTATTATGTTCCTTGTTACGGTGACATAGCCGTCTTTTATCCCATCTCCACAAATCCTAGGCCATTTGGAGGGAGAAAGAATGCAGGTACTTTGCCTTCCATGTCAGACTGTCACTGTGGGGAAACCAGGGCAGTGGCTCTGGCATGCCTCCAGCTGCTAACTGCAATTCCACGGCTACAAAACAAACTTCCCCGTGCCACACTTGCCATTTCTCTGCTACGTGTCGCATACAAGGCTGTGTTTCTAACTACCGGATGTGACCAGCCCAGCCCAACGATTCTTTGGGAAAGGAGATGTGTCCCAGGTAACAATCTGCAACAATCACAGGCACTGCATTCCTGGATGAGACAACGTGCAAGAGGACGATCAGTCCTTCAGGCCACAGATGGCAAGAGGAGCCTGTCGCAGATGCCAACCAGACCTCGGGCCATCGTGAACAAATCACACTTCCCCTCTCCCCGCCACTCTGGGTTAAGAGCAGAATGGCCCTGTTCTCATCGATGGGGTGACACGCAAGCCCCTTGGATTTACTCACTTGTCTCACTGTCATTCTGGTCGGCAATGGCCTCCTCCAGGGCGACTGTCTTTGGctttttttcctggtttcctttcaACCGTTCCCAGTCTGCTGGGCTGAATTTGCACACCTCGGAGTCTTTGGTTGCTGGGTGGCcacattctctctctttcatctccaACTCTGAGAAGCGCATCATTGCACGCTAGAAAGAGaatggagatgaagaaaaaaaaaaaaaaaagatgccaccTGTCCAtaaaagcttatttcattttgccTTACCTTAAAGGAAATTATCTTCAAAGAAAAGTTTGCCCAAAACCAACCACAATTTAGGATTTATAActcaggtattttaaaaatttaacagataCAATCGAAGAGTCTCTATATGTAAGTAGCCACATAAGCTTTCCATAAAGTCGTATGTGTAGAGAAATATGCTGGGTGTATGCATTTCCATACATACGCCAttgcataaagacagacattctCTTTTGAAGGTAAAGAAAACGAAACGAAAAACACAACGCAGAGAGAACGAAACAAGAACACAACAGGAGAGAAACAAAATGCACAATGAAATAAAGACGACCATGGCCCACACACTTCCCTTCgtatatttggaaatgaaatttaaCTCAAAAGGTTTATGTAAGATTCTAGTAATAAAAATTTGAAGAACTGACCTCACAGTAAGCAGCGGGTAGACATAAAATACTGTCCTCTTGTAATCCTTCCATCTATGTAATTAAAATGGGCACTCAATGGATCATTTAGATAATTTCATCCATTTTTATAAGCATaaaccaatttttttcttaacattgcAAAACAATTTGGCTTTATTCAtcttttaattaaaagtaaaaatatcttAGGATATGCCTATACAACATCTATCATAATTCACTAGCAAGCAAATACATACTCCATGCCTTTTAAGcgagctattttttttcttattttggtgaaaaaaaaaaaatcgtacgCATCTCACAGCCATGCGGTGTGACACATCTCCACCAACGTCATGTAAGGCATTCTAAAGCAGTGCTTCTAAGTCTATTTTGCTATCTTACAGTAAAGGCAGAGAAATCAAAGCAATTGATAGGTAAACATCATGCAGTCTTTTAGGTTATCTTTCACGATAATTAAAACTTACGTTACCGGCATTCGAACGGAGTTCTTTTAATCTAACAGAACAACTTACACGTTTCCAAGACATGTGAACCTCCTAATTGCTACTGTTCAACAGTCCCCCTTTACTGGACATGTTTCATACATCCAAATTACCAGTTAAGCTGAATTAAGCACCTCTGACTGGGGCCCTGCCCTACcgtcctctccacccccacccccaaacctcttcacccattttaaaaaaactgacaacCGGTAAACTGATTGGCATTTGGGTGGGGGGGCTCACCTGTAATGCCCTCTGTTCTCGGCTGAGCTGACTGGAATCTGCGTAGAGTTCGGTAGTGACACACTTGAAGCGGTCACCAACGTAACCGGCGGAGTTGGCGATTctctttgccagtttggatggcTTCGGTTTCAGAACTTTGCCATCGTTCGATTCGGCATCATCAGATCCGTCTTTGGTATACGTGGGGGTGATGTCCGCGCTTGGCGGGGCGCTGCCTACGCAGAACGGTTTGGGATCCTCTGGGGTTTTGCCAAAAGTCACGGCAGGGCTGTCGCTCCCCAGCGGTGGCTTGAGAAACGAAGTCGCACCCGGCATCCCtaggttttctttgttggtaCCCGCTGGAATGTTCTCCTTGCTTAAGTCGAAAACTGACTGGCCCGGAGCCTGCTTGAACGTGTACGCTTCGTGGAAGTCACTGATGCGCCCCAACTCCTCTCTCAGGGCGATGAAATCCCGGTGCTGCTGCAGGCTCGGGTCAGTCGTGGGCTTGGCGGGCTCGACACTCTGCCCGACAGTCTCGGCGGCGAAGCCAGGTTTGGGCATGCTGGCGTCGGTTTTAGCATCTTGCTCTTCTCGGAGAAGGTCTACGTAGACGAACTTGTCGCTTTTGACAGTGGCTTTCCCTTGATTCCAGCTGGGGTTGGCCTTCAGGCTCTTGTCGGCAGGGACTTCTGGGTGTAACTTGGTGCTGCTCGCTTCCAACATCTCAGAAAAGCGATTCCGGAGGGTCGGGTCCTCATAACGGGCTCTCTCGTGGGACCGGGACCGCCTCTCCGGTTTCTCCTCTTTAGCCATCTCTAAGGGCGTGTGTGGTATCAGCATGGGATGCACCATGCCCAGGCCCAGTGCATCTTGGTAGCTCACAAACTCTGGGCGGCCCGTGGGCAGTCCATAGGGCAGCCCAGGCTTTGGGGCGAGGTGACCGGGAAAGAGACTGCCATTGGGGAGCAAGACCGGGTGGGGGTAGACTGGTCCTTTGCCGTGTAGGGAGAGAGGGCTGATGGCGATGCCCTCAGGGGCTGGGTAAGGGAGGTAACTCCGGGGGTAGGGGATCGGTGGGGACCTGAATGCCTCGTTGGGAGAGAGAAATATTGAGCTTGGTGGGAGGCCGTTCTCGCTCGCTTTGAAGCTCGGTTCCGGGTTGCTGGCTTTGGCACCCTTGCTGCCGGAGCCGCTGCTGTGCTTGGCAGGCGTGGTTGGGGGCTGGCCCACGTGCTGGATGACGGACGGGGTGGTGTCCACCGAGCTCCTGCTCATCTTGGTGCCATCAGCATTGGCGTTTGGCGGAGCTGGCGAGG is a genomic window of Choloepus didactylus isolate mChoDid1 chromosome X, mChoDid1.pri, whole genome shotgun sequence containing:
- the BCOR gene encoding BCL-6 corepressor isoform X2; translation: MLSATPLYGNVHSWVNSERVRMCGINEDRKIPVNDGDTSKARLELREENPLNHNVVDATPAHRIDGLAALGMDRSGLIREGLRVPGNIVYSSLCSLGSEKGREVAAGTLGSLGFSSERNPEMQFKPNTPETVEASAVSGKPPNGFSAIYKTPPGIQKSAVPTAETLGLERPVGDKQSPLNINGASYLRLPWVNPYMEGATPAIYPFLDSPNKYSLNMYKALLPQQSYSLAQPLYSPVCTNGERFLYLPPPHYVSPHIPSSLASPMRLSTPSASPAIPPLVHCLDKSLPWKMGVSPGNPVDSHAYPHIQNSKQPRVPSAKAVASGLPGDAALLLPPSPRVHLPTQPTADTYSEFHKHYARISTSPSVALSKPYVAVSSEFPTARLSNGKYPKVLEGGESAQLVPGHARKTAVQDRKEGSSPPLLEKQAVTKDITDKPLDLSSKVVDMDASKADHVKKMAPTVLVHSRAGSGLVLSGSEIPKETLSPPGSGCAIYRSEIISTAPSSWVVPGPSPNEESNSKSMQLKNKALDWAIPQQRSSSCPRMGGTDAVVSSISGLVSSAGRPASASPAPPNANADGTKMSRSSVDTTPSVIQHVGQPPTTPAKHSSGSGSKGAKASNPEPSFKASENGLPPSSIFLSPNEAFRSPPIPYPRSYLPYPAPEGIAISPLSLHGKGPVYPHPVLLPNGSLFPGHLAPKPGLPYGLPTGRPEFVSYQDALGLGMVHPMLIPHTPLEMAKEEKPERRSRSHERARYEDPTLRNRFSEMLEASSTKLHPEVPADKSLKANPSWNQGKATVKSDKFVYVDLLREEQDAKTDASMPKPGFAAETVGQSVEPAKPTTDPSLQQHRDFIALREELGRISDFHEAYTFKQAPGQSVFDLSKENIPAGTNKENLGMPGATSFLKPPLGSDSPAVTFGKTPEDPKPFCVGSAPPSADITPTYTKDGSDDAESNDGKVLKPKPSKLAKRIANSAGYVGDRFKCVTTELYADSSQLSREQRALQMEGLQEDSILCLPAAYCERAMMRFSELEMKERECGHPATKDSEVCKFSPADWERLKGNQEKKPKTVALEEAIADQNDSETTPEDKDLPVEKFFMDRQPLNEQPTDQVAADADVTPSPTLRLDRKRKVSGDSSQTETPAEDPSEDPLLKTKRRRVSKDDWPEREMTNSSSNHLEDPHCNELTNLKVCIELTGLHPKKQRHLLHLREQWEQQVSAPESKAGRPSRKEVTQADPPEVTAQGNNITEEKPGRKRAEAKGNRSWSEESLRSNESEQGLPVFSGSPSMNANGKKQTQPSCTPASRLPAKQQKIKESQKTDVPGTDDDGERQPASLLQKYTDSGEKPSGKRLCKTKHLISHESRTGLSLTGDYYVENTDGKVTVRRFRKRPEPSSDYDLSPAKADQKPFDRLQQLLPASQSSQLPRATSPQETTQSRPMPPEARRLIVNKNAGETLLQRAARLGYEEVVLYCLENKICDVNHRDNAGYCALHEACARGWLNIVRHLLEYGADVNCSAQDGTRPLHDAVENDHLEIVRLLLSYGADPTLATYSGRTIMKMTHSELMEKFLTDYLNDLQGRSDDDSSGSSSWEFYGSSVCDPDDESGYDVLANPPGPEDQDDDDETSSDVFEFEFSESPLLPCYNIQVSVSQGPRNWLLLSDVLKKLKMSSRIFCCNFPNVEIVTIAEAEFYRQVSASLLFSCSKDLEAFNPESKELLDLVEFTNELQALLGSSVEWLHPNDTVPEDYW
- the BCOR gene encoding BCL-6 corepressor isoform X1; amino-acid sequence: MLSATPLYGNVHSWVNSERVRMCGINEDRKIPVNDGDTSKARLELREENPLNHNVVDATPAHRIDGLAALGMDRSGLIREGLRVPGNIVYSSLCSLGSEKGREVAAGTLGSLGFSSERNPEMQFKPNTPETVEASAVSGKPPNGFSAIYKTPPGIQKSAVPTAETLGLERPVGDKQSPLNINGASYLRLPWVNPYMEGATPAIYPFLDSPNKYSLNMYKALLPQQSYSLAQPLYSPVCTNGERFLYLPPPHYVSPHIPSSLASPMRLSTPSASPAIPPLVHCLDKSLPWKMGVSPGNPVDSHAYPHIQNSKQPRVPSAKAVASGLPGDAALLLPPSPRVHLPTQPTADTYSEFHKHYARISTSPSVALSKPYVAVSSEFPTARLSNGKYPKVLEGGESAQLVPGHARKTAVQDRKEGSSPPLLEKQAVTKDITDKPLDLSSKVVDMDASKADHVKKMAPTVLVHSRAGSGLVLSGSEIPKETLSPPGSGCAIYRSEIISTAPSSWVVPGPSPNEESNSKSMQLKNKALDWAIPQQRSSSCPRMGGTDAVVSSISGLVSSAGRPASASPAPPNANADGTKMSRSSVDTTPSVIQHVGQPPTTPAKHSSGSGSKGAKASNPEPSFKASENGLPPSSIFLSPNEAFRSPPIPYPRSYLPYPAPEGIAISPLSLHGKGPVYPHPVLLPNGSLFPGHLAPKPGLPYGLPTGRPEFVSYQDALGLGMVHPMLIPHTPLEMAKEEKPERRSRSHERARYEDPTLRNRFSEMLEASSTKLHPEVPADKSLKANPSWNQGKATVKSDKFVYVDLLREEQDAKTDASMPKPGFAAETVGQSVEPAKPTTDPSLQQHRDFIALREELGRISDFHEAYTFKQAPGQSVFDLSKENIPAGTNKENLGMPGATSFLKPPLGSDSPAVTFGKTPEDPKPFCVGSAPPSADITPTYTKDGSDDAESNDGKVLKPKPSKLAKRIANSAGYVGDRFKCVTTELYADSSQLSREQRALQMEGLQEDSILCLPAAYCERAMMRFSELEMKERECGHPATKDSEVCKFSPADWERLKGNQEKKPKTVALEEAIADQNDSETSKYSSVNKLDPFEAPEDKDLPVEKFFMDRQPLNEQPTDQVAADADVTPSPTLRLDRKRKVSGDSSQTETPAEDPSEDPLLKTKRRRVSKDDWPEREMTNSSSNHLEDPHCNELTNLKVCIELTGLHPKKQRHLLHLREQWEQQVSAPESKAGRPSRKEVTQADPPEVTAQGNNITEEKPGRKRAEAKGNRSWSEESLRSNESEQGLPVFSGSPSMNANGKKQTQPSCTPASRLPAKQQKIKESQKTDVPGTDDDGERQPASLLQKYTDSGEKPSGKRLCKTKHLISHESRTGLSLTGDYYVENTDGKVTVRRFRKRPEPSSDYDLSPAKADQKPFDRLQQLLPASQSSQLPRATSPQETTQSRPMPPEARRLIVNKNAGETLLQRAARLGYEEVVLYCLENKICDVNHRDNAGYCALHEACARGWLNIVRHLLEYGADVNCSAQDGTRPLHDAVENDHLEIVRLLLSYGADPTLATYSGRTIMKMTHSELMEKFLTDYLNDLQGRSDDDSSGSSSWEFYGSSVCDPDDESGYDVLANPPGPEDQDDDDETSSDVFEFEFSESPLLPCYNIQVSVSQGPRNWLLLSDVLKKLKMSSRIFCCNFPNVEIVTIAEAEFYRQVSASLLFSCSKDLEAFNPESKELLDLVEFTNELQALLGSSVEWLHPNDTVPEDYW